The sequence TCCAGCTTCGCGCTCTTCGGCACCGCCGCCTCGACGAGATGGGCGACCTCGGCGACCGTCCGCGAAAGGTCGAGCGACGCGCGCGCCCCGCCGCCGCGCCCGGCGAAGTCGAGCATCTGCCGCACGAGCAGCGCCGCGCGCTCCGCCGCCTGGCGCACCTGGATCAGCATCGGCCGCAGCGACGCGTCCTCCGGCAGGTCGCCGAGCGCCAGTTCGACGATGCCGAGGATCGGCTGGAGCAGGTTGTTGAAATCGTGGGCCACGCCCCCGGCCAGCACGCCCAGGCTCTCCAGACGTTGCGCGCGCTCCAACTGCCCCTGCAGCGAGCGCCGTTCTTCCTCGGCGCGCCGCGCGTCGGTGCGGTCGGCGGCGAGGACGATCGCGCCGACGACCTTCCCGTCGGCGCCGACCTCGGGGGTCACGTTGACGACGAAGTGGGCGGGCGCGCCGTGCGGAAGGAGGCGCTCGATCTCGAACTCCATCGCCTCGCCGGCGAAGGCGCGGTCGAGCCTCTTCTGGTTCTCTTCCCGCGCTCCGGGCGCGGCGAGCTCCTCCACCGGGACGCCGATCAGCCGCTTGCGGGGCCGGCCGAAGTACTCCTCGCAGCCGCGGTTGGCCCAGACGAGGCGTCGGTCGGCGCCGACGTAGGCGACGGCGGCGGGGAGCGCGTCCACGATCCGCAGCAGCTGCTGCTGGTAGGCGCGCAGTTCGTCGCGCGCTTGGCGCAGTTCGTCGGAACTCCGGGCGAGCCCCTCGTTGACGTCGCGCAGCGCCCGCAGCCCCCGCTTCCGCACGCCGAGCAGCCGCACCGTCCCCAGCCCCATCGCGGCGAAGAGCAGCGCCGCGGCGGCGCCGAGAATCCGCACGCCGTCGGCGCGGGGCGGGACCGGCCAGCCGCCGCGCGGCACGGCCCAGAGGCGCCAATGCGCCCCCGGGAGGGAGATGTCCAGCGCGACCGGATCGGCGGCGAGCAGCGCCGGA comes from bacterium and encodes:
- a CDS encoding PAS domain-containing protein, with the protein product MRGGPREETPRTARGGSRRPLRALAVAAALSPAIFAVGVTVVVERSAEARRRAEDRARVVAEASAVRARLETTVEQNLYLLAGIRAEVARRGGIDPAEFAGLTEEVLVAPNQVRHIALVRGTVIVDAFPRAGNLAAIGRDLAQIPEQREEVLAVERTVAPRIAGPVHLVQGGTALVGRVPIIERASGRYWGHLAVVMSVPAVLRAVHFDDPGAPLSLFLRRIEPNGAPGEAIGGDPALLAADPVALDISLPGAHWRLWAVPRGGWPVPPRADGVRILGAAAALLFAAMGLGTVRLLGVRKRGLRALRDVNEGLARSSDELRQARDELRAYQQQLLRIVDALPAAVAYVGADRRLVWANRGCEEYFGRPRKRLIGVPVEELAAPGAREENQKRLDRAFAGEAMEFEIERLLPHGAPAHFVVNVTPEVGADGKVVGAIVLAADRTDARRAEEERRSLQGQLERAQRLESLGVLAGGVAHDFNNLLQPILGIVELALGDLPEDASLRPMLIQVRQAAERAALLVRQMLDFAGRGGGARASLDLSRTVAEVAHLVEAAVPKSAKL